Proteins encoded together in one Ignavibacteriales bacterium window:
- a CDS encoding DUF2779 domain-containing protein codes for MKPFSPFLSKSKYLNGLQCQKLLWYYYNAKDQIPSFDAQTQAIFDQGHLVGDLAKQLYPGGIEIAKGERDFGKILELSKEALRQRKPLFEPAFKSGNAYARADILNPLGKNDWEIIEVKSSTEVKDVNLHDLALQRYAYEGAGLSITKCFILHINNEYIRQGEVEPKKLFMKTEVTNEVDDLMRGVPSNLRTMVDVIRQKQHPEINIGPHCSDPYGCPLQELCWKFLPEHNPLTLYYFKKEKAFELIHDGHLDILELPSSVTLGDKQQIQVEALRTREPHIDKEGISDFLEQLVYPLCYLDFETFGTAVPLYDDVRPYEHIPFQFSLHIVDSDGKKPRHESFLAGGAEDPRPEILKMLKKLLGAKGSIVAYNAPFEKDKLKKACDVFAEYEKWYQSIERRFVDLLTPFKSFHYYHPDQGGSASMKAVLPALTGKSYAGLEIAEGSTASNEYVRVTYGDVDEKDRQKVRDQLEKYCALDTEGMIWIVDELQNLAR; via the coding sequence ATGAAACCCTTTTCGCCTTTCCTCTCTAAATCTAAATACCTCAACGGCCTCCAATGCCAGAAGCTTCTCTGGTATTATTACAACGCCAAAGACCAGATCCCGTCGTTCGACGCGCAAACACAGGCGATATTCGATCAGGGACATCTTGTCGGCGACCTGGCGAAGCAGCTGTATCCTGGCGGAATCGAGATAGCCAAAGGTGAGCGCGACTTCGGGAAGATACTCGAACTGTCGAAGGAAGCTCTTCGCCAACGCAAGCCCTTGTTTGAACCAGCGTTCAAGTCGGGAAATGCGTACGCCCGTGCCGACATTCTAAACCCTCTCGGCAAGAACGATTGGGAAATCATCGAAGTAAAGAGCTCAACAGAAGTCAAAGATGTCAATCTGCACGATCTTGCCCTGCAGCGCTACGCGTATGAAGGAGCCGGACTTTCGATAACGAAATGCTTCATACTTCATATTAACAATGAGTATATCCGGCAAGGCGAAGTTGAGCCGAAGAAACTCTTCATGAAAACGGAAGTGACGAACGAGGTCGACGACCTGATGAGAGGTGTCCCTTCCAACCTGCGGACAATGGTCGATGTGATCCGCCAGAAACAACATCCAGAAATCAACATCGGTCCGCATTGCAGCGATCCCTACGGCTGTCCGCTTCAGGAGCTGTGTTGGAAATTCCTGCCGGAACATAATCCGCTTACGCTCTACTACTTCAAGAAGGAAAAGGCCTTTGAGTTGATCCACGACGGCCATCTTGATATTCTTGAACTGCCGTCGTCGGTAACGCTTGGCGACAAACAGCAAATCCAGGTGGAAGCGTTGCGGACCCGGGAACCGCACATCGACAAAGAAGGGATAAGCGATTTTCTGGAACAGCTCGTATATCCGCTTTGCTATCTGGACTTTGAAACGTTTGGAACTGCGGTGCCGCTCTACGACGACGTCCGGCCGTACGAACACATCCCGTTTCAGTTTTCCCTGCACATCGTCGACTCGGATGGGAAGAAACCAAGGCATGAGAGCTTTCTTGCCGGCGGCGCGGAAGATCCAAGGCCGGAAATCCTGAAGATGCTTAAGAAGCTGCTGGGGGCGAAGGGGTCGATTGTGGCATATAACGCACCGTTCGAGAAGGACAAACTGAAGAAAGCATGTGACGTCTTTGCGGAGTACGAGAAATGGTATCAGTCGATAGAACGGCGTTTTGTGGATTTGCTTACACCGTTCAAATCATTCCATTATTATCACCCCGATCAGGGCGGCAGCGCGTCGATGAAGGCGGTGCTGCCGGCGTTGACGGGGAAGAGCTATGCGGGGTTGGAGATAGCGGAAGGGAGCACGGCGAGCAATGAATATGTGCGGGTGACATACGGCGATGTCGATGAAAAGGATCGCCAGAAGGTGAGGGACCAGCTCGAAAAGTACTGCGCGCTGGATACGGAGGGAATGATTTGGATCGTGGATGAGCTGCAGAACCTTGCGCGGTGA
- a CDS encoding glycosyl hydrolase → MSRFHLNCCVLALLVSLSGAQAQMKTPAPTPDTYNKVRQLFQNPPSEFRSAPLWVWNDQISRGEIDEQLTNFKARGIGGVFIHPRPGLITEYLSDEWFALCRHAVDKGKKLGMKIWIYDENSYPSGFAGGHVPAQMPDAVRKGLSMNHVTRLPSTWTAEPYLVLQKSGSAFIDISKDLKSKIFGAGDYYIFTVVSQAPNPWYGGFTYVDVMRREVTEKFIDVTMNAYKRSLGKEFGKTVPGVFQDEAEISPAGVPGMPSVNYTPALFEAFESKWKYDLRLNLPSLYEDVGDWRRVRHNFYSTILNLFINGWAKPYFDYCTKNNLAFTGHYWEHEWPRPVVNPDNLAFAAYSHMPGIDILMNEFRMDTHAQFGNARAVREIRSSANQTGMLRTMSETFGAGGWDMTFFDQKRIADWEYVLGVNFINQHLSYMTIKGARKTDHPLSFSYHEPWWSNYNVLADYYGRLSVATSLGAQQNSILVIEPTTTAWMHYAAKGGRGRFEDIEKGFQGFVNSLEAAQIEYDLGSEQTIRELANVVKDRFILGKRAYNLVILPPTLENLDHTTFKLLDEFLNSGGKVLCYGNPPAFLDGVQSDLIAKSARSHPENWTTVLDAGDCSSIERLSPLGISFNVTAPTDPSQQLLFHHRRTFKDFELVLLVNTSDKTPVAGSITLQGRSCEEWDAFGGATKPYPFQVEKGTVKVEFSIPRAGSLLLCFRPTDAKSPGRATTERTTILALSGSEIRRLAKNVLTLDYCDLTLNGKTGKDLYFYDAQTKVFQAHGLSVNPWDHAVQYKKNIVEKNTFGKQTGFEASFSFSVQSGTRLEGLNAVIERPELYQVSINGVRIEPVKNKWWLDKAFGVFNIEMNVIEGENQIVLKSSPFTIHTELQPVFILGDFALEVREKGFAIAPAVQMKLGSWVQQGMPFYAEKVGYSRKIRVSDNDLSGSKIMIRLGIWTGVVAEVEVNGKKAGVIAFDPFELDVTKHLKPGINDVSVIVCGSLKNTLGPHHNDPQLGRAWPGAFQQGAKDGHPAGSRYSVVGYGLMEDFKVEAQRE, encoded by the coding sequence ATGTCCCGATTCCATTTGAATTGCTGTGTCCTTGCACTGCTCGTTTCTCTTAGCGGAGCTCAGGCCCAAATGAAGACCCCGGCCCCCACGCCCGACACGTACAACAAAGTCCGACAGCTTTTCCAAAATCCGCCGTCTGAGTTCAGAAGCGCGCCACTCTGGGTCTGGAACGACCAGATATCGCGGGGAGAGATCGATGAACAGCTCACCAACTTCAAAGCACGAGGCATCGGCGGCGTCTTCATCCATCCGAGGCCGGGACTCATTACCGAATATCTGTCGGATGAATGGTTCGCCCTCTGCCGTCATGCAGTCGACAAGGGGAAAAAACTTGGAATGAAGATCTGGATCTACGATGAAAACTCCTACCCGTCGGGATTCGCTGGAGGACACGTTCCCGCACAGATGCCTGACGCCGTGCGGAAGGGTCTGAGCATGAACCACGTCACCCGGCTTCCGTCAACGTGGACAGCCGAGCCGTACCTCGTCCTTCAGAAATCCGGATCGGCATTTATCGATATTTCGAAGGATCTGAAATCGAAAATCTTTGGCGCAGGAGACTATTACATCTTCACGGTCGTTTCGCAGGCGCCGAATCCGTGGTACGGCGGATTCACCTATGTCGATGTAATGCGGCGGGAGGTAACGGAGAAGTTCATCGACGTCACCATGAACGCCTACAAGCGATCATTGGGGAAGGAATTTGGCAAAACCGTTCCCGGCGTCTTTCAGGATGAGGCCGAAATCAGTCCGGCAGGCGTTCCCGGTATGCCGTCGGTCAATTATACACCGGCCCTGTTTGAGGCGTTCGAATCGAAATGGAAGTACGACCTCCGCCTGAATCTCCCTTCGCTCTATGAGGATGTCGGTGACTGGCGGCGCGTCCGGCACAATTTCTATTCGACTATACTCAACCTTTTCATCAACGGCTGGGCTAAACCGTACTTCGATTACTGCACAAAGAACAACCTCGCGTTCACCGGTCACTACTGGGAACATGAATGGCCCCGCCCAGTCGTGAATCCGGATAATCTGGCATTTGCCGCGTATTCCCACATGCCGGGAATCGACATCCTGATGAACGAGTTCCGCATGGATACACACGCCCAGTTCGGCAACGCCAGGGCGGTCAGGGAGATCCGTAGCTCGGCAAACCAGACAGGGATGCTTCGGACAATGTCAGAGACGTTCGGTGCAGGCGGATGGGATATGACGTTCTTCGATCAAAAGCGAATCGCCGACTGGGAATATGTGCTCGGCGTGAACTTCATCAATCAACACCTTTCCTACATGACCATCAAGGGAGCCCGCAAGACCGACCACCCCCTTTCGTTCTCGTACCATGAGCCGTGGTGGAGCAACTACAACGTTCTGGCAGACTATTACGGCCGGCTCTCCGTCGCGACATCACTCGGAGCACAGCAGAACAGCATCCTTGTCATCGAGCCAACAACAACTGCCTGGATGCATTATGCCGCGAAGGGGGGCCGGGGACGATTTGAAGACATTGAAAAGGGATTCCAGGGCTTCGTCAACAGCCTGGAAGCAGCGCAGATCGAATACGATCTTGGAAGTGAACAAACGATCCGTGAACTCGCGAACGTAGTGAAGGATCGCTTCATTCTTGGAAAGCGGGCGTACAATCTTGTCATCCTGCCTCCGACGCTGGAAAATCTCGATCACACAACCTTCAAATTGCTGGACGAGTTTCTTAACTCCGGAGGAAAGGTTCTGTGTTACGGGAATCCCCCCGCATTTCTCGATGGCGTGCAGTCGGACCTGATCGCGAAGTCGGCCCGGAGCCATCCGGAGAATTGGACAACGGTTTTGGATGCCGGGGATTGTTCGTCGATCGAACGGCTGTCGCCCTTGGGAATTTCATTCAACGTGACAGCTCCAACCGATCCATCGCAGCAGCTTCTGTTCCACCACAGGCGCACGTTCAAAGATTTCGAGCTGGTTCTTCTCGTCAACACCAGTGACAAAACTCCGGTGGCTGGGAGCATTACCCTTCAGGGGCGTTCGTGCGAAGAATGGGATGCTTTTGGAGGTGCCACGAAGCCATATCCATTCCAAGTCGAGAAAGGAACCGTGAAGGTTGAGTTTTCGATCCCCCGCGCCGGGAGCCTGCTTCTGTGCTTCCGCCCGACCGATGCGAAATCACCCGGCAGGGCAACAACCGAACGGACCACGATTTTGGCTCTATCCGGTTCCGAAATCAGGCGGCTTGCCAAGAATGTCCTGACGCTCGACTATTGCGATCTCACTTTGAATGGAAAGACGGGGAAGGATCTGTACTTTTATGATGCTCAGACAAAGGTGTTCCAGGCCCACGGTCTGTCGGTAAATCCCTGGGATCATGCAGTTCAGTACAAGAAGAATATCGTCGAAAAGAACACATTTGGGAAACAGACAGGGTTTGAGGCCTCGTTCTCGTTCTCGGTGCAGAGCGGCACCAGGTTGGAGGGACTCAATGCAGTGATCGAGCGGCCGGAGCTTTATCAGGTTTCAATTAACGGCGTCCGGATAGAGCCGGTGAAAAACAAATGGTGGCTCGATAAGGCGTTCGGGGTTTTCAATATCGAAATGAATGTGATTGAAGGGGAAAATCAGATTGTTCTGAAATCCTCGCCGTTCACAATTCACACCGAACTCCAGCCGGTCTTCATCCTCGGGGATTTTGCGCTCGAGGTGCGGGAGAAGGGATTCGCCATTGCTCCTGCTGTCCAGATGAAGCTTGGGAGCTGGGTTCAGCAGGGAATGCCGTTCTATGCAGAGAAGGTCGGGTACTCAAGAAAGATACGAGTCTCAGACAATGATCTAAGCGGTAGCAAGATTATGATTCGTCTCGGCATTTGGACCGGCGTTGTTGCGGAAGTTGAAGTGAACGGCAAGAAGGCGGGAGTAATCGCATTCGATCCGTTTGAGCTCGATGTCACAAAGCATCTGAAGCCTGGAATCAACGATGTATCGGTGATAGTATGCGGTTCGCTGAAGAACACACTCGGTCCGCATCACAACGATCCACAGCTCGGTCGTGCCTGGCCGGGAGCATTTCAGCAAGGGGCAAAAGACGGACATCCCGCCGGCTCAAGATACAGCGTTGTGGGATATGGGCTGATGGAGGATTTTAAGGTGGAAGCACAAAGAGAATAG
- a CDS encoding site-2 protease family protein: MQDLGIESILRVLPGIILGLTFHEYAHTLVALRLGDDTAQQAGRLTLNPLKHIDPIGFIFLLVAGFGWAKPVLIDPSKLRHPRRDDILIALAGPVSNLLFAVFIALLLKMTLSLFPYAGEPLYQEILTVGIAALYVNLGLFIFNLLPLPPLDGSHLIVNLIPAKSLAMAQIFFKYGAYVFLAIIVLERVAHINLLPIGILVDFIAKRMFGLLGLFQS; the protein is encoded by the coding sequence ATGCAAGATCTGGGAATCGAATCGATACTCCGTGTGTTGCCGGGCATCATACTTGGGCTGACGTTCCATGAATATGCCCACACGCTTGTCGCGCTCCGGTTAGGCGACGATACTGCGCAGCAAGCCGGGAGGCTGACCCTCAATCCGCTGAAGCATATTGACCCGATAGGATTCATTTTTCTTCTCGTGGCAGGATTCGGTTGGGCCAAGCCTGTGCTTATCGATCCCAGCAAACTCCGCCATCCACGGAGGGACGATATACTCATCGCCCTGGCTGGGCCGGTTTCCAATCTTCTCTTCGCTGTGTTTATTGCTCTTCTCCTGAAGATGACGCTATCGCTTTTCCCGTACGCTGGAGAGCCCCTCTACCAGGAAATCCTGACCGTAGGCATTGCAGCTCTCTATGTAAATCTGGGGTTGTTCATTTTCAATCTTCTCCCGCTCCCCCCACTCGATGGATCTCACCTCATTGTGAACCTCATCCCGGCGAAAAGCCTGGCTATGGCTCAAATCTTCTTCAAGTATGGGGCGTATGTGTTTCTCGCGATTATCGTGCTCGAACGCGTCGCGCACATCAACCTCCTGCCCATTGGCATTCTCGTTGACTTCATCGCGAAGCGGATGTTCGGCCTTCTGGGTTTGTTCCAGAGCTGA
- a CDS encoding MBL fold metallo-hydrolase gives MNSSLSTCVLGSSSAGNSTLVWNSGTAILVDCGFSPAYISSQLQRLGLSIRDLDGVFITHIHGDHVNEWTVKKLVDEYVPIYCPSAIESHLQNKYRGVARASRQNLLKPIRDSEIELNGFVVRPFQVPHDSDGGCFGYSIVHGVDGRKKKVSVTTDIAFPTQSVTNHIADSDVIVIESNYDVEMLEKSARPDWLKRRIREDGHLSNDQCGESLLQIMDQSQTLPKSIALAHISQECNTNALALECTIAALDGQGVSGISVFETHPDRPGCTITV, from the coding sequence TTGAATAGCAGCCTTTCAACATGCGTCCTCGGCAGCTCGAGCGCTGGGAATTCCACGCTCGTGTGGAATTCCGGGACGGCGATACTTGTCGATTGTGGTTTCAGTCCGGCGTATATCTCAAGCCAGTTGCAAAGGCTGGGACTGAGCATCCGGGACCTCGACGGAGTCTTTATTACCCACATCCACGGTGATCATGTGAATGAGTGGACCGTCAAGAAACTCGTTGATGAATATGTTCCAATCTACTGTCCTTCTGCAATCGAATCCCATCTTCAAAACAAGTATCGCGGAGTCGCGCGGGCTTCGCGCCAAAACCTTCTCAAGCCAATAAGGGATTCAGAAATCGAGTTGAATGGATTTGTTGTCCGCCCCTTCCAGGTGCCGCACGATTCAGACGGCGGGTGTTTCGGATACAGCATCGTCCATGGCGTTGACGGACGCAAGAAAAAGGTCAGCGTTACGACGGACATTGCCTTCCCAACTCAATCGGTCACGAATCACATCGCCGACTCCGACGTCATCGTCATTGAATCGAACTATGACGTGGAAATGCTCGAAAAGTCAGCCCGGCCGGATTGGCTGAAGCGCCGTATCCGCGAGGATGGGCACCTTTCCAACGACCAATGCGGTGAATCGCTGTTGCAGATCATGGATCAGTCACAGACCCTTCCCAAGAGCATCGCCCTGGCTCACATCAGTCAGGAATGCAATACGAACGCGCTTGCACTCGAATGCACGATCGCTGCGCTCGACGGGCAGGGCGTCAGCGGCATCAGCGTTTTTGAAACGCATCCCGACAGGCCGGGGTGCACGATCACGGTTTGA
- a CDS encoding GxGYxYP family putative glycoside hydrolase, with protein MKRILTLACVLSFAVTSLFSQASTLDGVWNLMRDRGTYLDYFRSLAVEFSTKNNELSIKRSFGPKRPHQDQMVLKTGGTVNEVKITDPTIPTALFQALQYQVGKTKKVTAELKNGNAIIITEQYDALGSQGSKPANVRYVYELTGDKNIMTCRIERNSRTGDDAITFWFKKAGYNNAYVYQMADDWDIFSKLPEQACLISIQGIVNENKPNLYFLYGPQFPFNYTEELYTYLEKKRNFTFTRLGSLEQTINVFKDSFKGYIVWDKKERTSLIVAYTLAGLEKGIVITEELIPLAKKYGLKEIDDFRGRFSGWSDFKIYTWAKEKYWSRCNKELIIWLGGPHGTTVMPNVADYGMMEKVFFNDLSARATDTLEYGLTQQLLSEIKPLGRVMGWHSYKKDMEEEWVTVTSSHALTVDGLNSLPNTSFLYKVPASPGFKYTNHHNIKPGVKYVPEKKTYIGLVQTDGLGLGAWVRPGRGSIPFAWEVCPNFIWLSPAMMEYYYTQATPNDYFIGALSGSGYMYPKAFPKQWLPKEIEKAHTMMKDLDLNVYEIMDYSGEKTEAAENNLTKEIVDAYYKGMPDAIGFLNGYYASETFSVRNKVPFVSYDYYLPADKPEAEVAADLKELAVINSDRPYFMLIHVRENSDVARVKSITDRLGSGFEIVPLDIFLKMAGENTTFKERYLDKK; from the coding sequence ATGAAACGAATTCTTACTCTCGCGTGTGTCCTTTCTTTTGCTGTGACCTCTCTGTTTTCTCAGGCGTCAACCCTCGATGGAGTGTGGAATCTGATGCGAGACAGGGGGACGTATCTCGACTATTTCCGGTCGCTCGCGGTCGAGTTCTCTACCAAGAACAACGAGCTGTCAATCAAGCGATCATTCGGACCGAAGAGACCACACCAGGACCAGATGGTACTCAAGACGGGCGGAACAGTGAACGAAGTGAAAATCACCGATCCGACAATTCCGACAGCGCTCTTCCAGGCTCTGCAATATCAGGTGGGAAAGACAAAGAAAGTCACCGCCGAACTGAAGAACGGAAACGCCATCATCATAACGGAACAGTATGATGCGCTGGGCTCGCAGGGATCGAAACCAGCCAACGTCCGGTACGTGTACGAGTTGACGGGCGACAAGAACATCATGACGTGCCGGATTGAACGCAACTCCCGAACGGGAGATGACGCAATAACGTTCTGGTTCAAGAAGGCCGGTTACAACAACGCGTATGTTTACCAGATGGCCGATGACTGGGACATTTTCTCGAAGCTTCCTGAACAGGCCTGCCTCATCTCCATCCAGGGCATTGTCAATGAAAACAAACCGAACCTCTACTTCCTCTACGGTCCGCAGTTTCCATTCAACTACACCGAAGAGCTCTACACCTATCTCGAAAAAAAGCGCAACTTCACATTTACCAGACTCGGTTCGCTGGAACAGACCATCAACGTCTTCAAAGATTCGTTCAAGGGGTATATCGTCTGGGATAAGAAGGAGCGGACCTCACTGATCGTTGCCTACACGCTCGCGGGACTGGAAAAAGGGATCGTCATTACAGAGGAACTGATCCCGCTTGCGAAGAAGTACGGCCTGAAAGAGATTGATGATTTCCGAGGCAGGTTCAGCGGCTGGTCGGATTTCAAGATCTACACGTGGGCGAAAGAAAAATACTGGAGCCGCTGCAACAAGGAGCTCATCATCTGGCTCGGCGGTCCGCATGGCACGACGGTGATGCCGAACGTTGCCGACTACGGCATGATGGAGAAAGTGTTCTTCAACGACCTTTCCGCCCGGGCGACGGATACGCTGGAGTACGGACTGACGCAACAGCTTCTTTCGGAGATCAAGCCCCTGGGACGGGTGATGGGGTGGCACTCATACAAGAAAGATATGGAAGAGGAATGGGTCACCGTAACGTCGTCGCATGCGCTCACCGTTGACGGCCTGAACAGTCTGCCAAACACAAGTTTTCTCTACAAGGTCCCCGCATCACCGGGATTCAAATACACCAATCACCACAACATCAAACCGGGGGTGAAGTACGTGCCGGAGAAGAAGACGTATATCGGCCTGGTCCAGACGGATGGCCTGGGGCTTGGTGCCTGGGTCCGGCCGGGAAGAGGATCGATCCCCTTCGCGTGGGAAGTGTGCCCGAACTTCATCTGGCTCTCGCCTGCGATGATGGAATACTATTATACACAGGCAACGCCGAACGACTATTTCATAGGGGCCCTTTCGGGTTCGGGGTACATGTATCCGAAGGCGTTTCCGAAGCAATGGCTGCCGAAGGAAATCGAAAAAGCACACACGATGATGAAGGATCTCGACCTGAATGTGTACGAGATCATGGACTATTCCGGCGAGAAGACAGAAGCGGCGGAAAACAACCTGACGAAAGAGATCGTCGACGCGTACTACAAGGGAATGCCGGATGCGATCGGTTTCCTGAATGGGTACTACGCTTCCGAGACGTTTTCGGTGCGGAACAAGGTGCCGTTCGTGTCGTACGACTACTATCTCCCAGCGGATAAGCCGGAAGCGGAAGTTGCAGCGGACCTCAAGGAACTGGCGGTCATCAATTCCGATCGGCCGTACTTCATGTTGATACACGTGCGGGAGAACAGCGATGTGGCCAGGGTAAAATCGATCACTGACAGGCTTGGCAGTGGGTTCGAGATTGTTCCGCTGGACATCTTCCTGAAGATGGCCGGTGAGAATACAACGTTTAAGGAGCGGTATCTGGATAAGAAATAG